A stretch of the Haloarcula ordinaria genome encodes the following:
- a CDS encoding DNA methyltransferase has protein sequence MTASPVADRVEYSLADMTEWEDVDADLAITDPPFGLEFDGKASNYNRDTSRVVDGYVEWESAEYGEKIAALLEVLERNTHDEGQAIVFSGKDNSHLVHQAVLEHDEWTLEGKLYWAYNFAPYCKLRPAHNVYELFWMVKGDDWYYSNECSYDHCQEGEANLSVLDIKRNYLREMPKYPTRLPPKVVRVLLDHFSEPADTVFDPLAGSGVVGIAAAQQGSDAVLGDLNANAKDVFTETLAALTD, from the coding sequence ATGACTGCGTCCCCCGTCGCCGACCGCGTCGAGTATTCGCTCGCCGACATGACCGAGTGGGAAGACGTCGACGCGGACCTGGCGATAACGGACCCGCCGTTCGGCCTCGAGTTCGACGGCAAAGCGAGCAACTACAACCGCGACACCTCGAGAGTGGTCGACGGCTACGTCGAGTGGGAGTCGGCGGAGTACGGCGAGAAGATCGCCGCTTTGCTGGAGGTGCTCGAGCGCAACACGCACGACGAGGGCCAGGCCATCGTCTTCTCCGGGAAGGACAACAGCCACCTCGTCCACCAGGCCGTCCTGGAACACGACGAGTGGACGCTCGAGGGCAAGCTCTACTGGGCGTACAACTTCGCCCCGTACTGCAAACTCAGGCCCGCACACAACGTCTACGAGCTGTTCTGGATGGTCAAGGGCGACGACTGGTACTACTCGAACGAGTGTTCCTACGACCACTGCCAGGAGGGTGAAGCCAATCTTTCGGTGCTCGACATCAAGCGTAACTACCTCCGCGAGATGCCGAAGTACCCGACTCGACTGCCACCCAAGGTCGTCAGGGTGCTCCTCGACCACTTCTCGGAACCGGCGGACACGGTGTTCGACCCGCTGGCCGGTTCCGGCGTCGTCGGCATCGCGGCCGCGCAGCAGGGAAGCGACGCGGTACTCGGGGACCTGAACGCCAACGCGAAGGACGTGTTCACCGAGACCCTCGCGGCATTGACTGACTGA
- a CDS encoding DUF4870 domain-containing protein, translated as MVSEDDDSDTAHSAAEEFDPAETASSEADAGSDTSEAAGDENSVTDDEQTWAVVLHASAFSGLVVPFGNIFGPLLVWLIKKDESEFIDESGKEALNFQLTWTMLLLGALLSLLVGIGFLLVPLLAVAWIVIVVLATVRASERVVYDYPLTVDLID; from the coding sequence ATGGTCTCCGAAGACGACGACTCAGACACGGCCCACTCCGCCGCTGAAGAGTTCGACCCTGCCGAAACAGCGTCCTCTGAAGCAGACGCGGGGTCCGACACCAGCGAAGCCGCTGGCGACGAGAACAGCGTGACCGACGACGAGCAGACGTGGGCGGTGGTCCTCCACGCGTCGGCGTTCAGCGGCCTCGTCGTTCCGTTCGGAAACATCTTCGGCCCGCTCCTGGTGTGGCTCATCAAGAAAGACGAGAGCGAGTTCATCGACGAGAGCGGCAAGGAGGCGCTGAACTTCCAGCTCACGTGGACGATGCTGCTGCTCGGGGCGCTACTCTCCTTGCTCGTCGGTATCGGCTTCCTGCTGGTTCCGCTCCTCGCGGTCGCGTGGATCGTGATCGTCGTCCTGGCGACAGTCCGGGCCAGCGAGCGAGTGGTGTACGACTACCCGCTCACGGTCGACCTCATCGACTGA
- a CDS encoding tyrosine-type recombinase/integrase: MVKLKLPEEPGDFNPTAAGEYWINKRKIDHTENTIRSNQKDLDPFLMWCDEHGINRVGDLTEWTIEQYEDYAHAREDWSPITIKNKLQTLKQFLRFLGEKGALDSYLHPAVTVPDLERSKEVNTEKWDKTDALPQIRYMRNSPKWFGTFEHAVTEVAWFTGRRVQAIAGLDLSDYTREPDEDDPADGPYLDFKHRADEGTGLKNKLDSEDPVEISGDVADVLDHYIARERNNKRDDNGRESLFTTRQGRASIAKIRGAIYIATQPCIRISCPHGENAKKCEYRKRDHASKCPSSRSPHRIRTGSIQWQLDQGIAPEDVSDRVDASVDTIRRHYDVPDDREKMENRRRKYTGVLEDSIDDGDESRGQPQSGNDDDDDDDSEGSPPAPTQ, from the coding sequence GTGGTCAAGTTGAAACTCCCCGAAGAGCCGGGAGATTTCAACCCCACCGCCGCGGGAGAGTACTGGATCAACAAACGAAAAATCGATCATACTGAGAACACGATTCGTTCCAATCAGAAGGATCTCGACCCATTCTTGATGTGGTGTGACGAACACGGCATCAATCGGGTGGGCGACCTTACGGAGTGGACCATCGAACAGTACGAAGATTATGCACACGCACGTGAGGACTGGAGCCCGATCACGATCAAGAACAAGCTCCAGACGTTGAAGCAATTTCTCCGATTCCTCGGTGAGAAGGGTGCTTTAGACAGCTACCTCCATCCAGCCGTTACTGTCCCAGACTTAGAGCGCAGTAAAGAGGTGAATACCGAGAAGTGGGACAAGACTGACGCACTTCCACAGATCCGTTATATGCGGAACTCGCCGAAGTGGTTCGGCACGTTCGAACACGCGGTGACAGAAGTTGCGTGGTTCACTGGCCGACGAGTTCAGGCTATCGCTGGTCTAGATCTTAGCGATTACACTCGGGAGCCAGATGAGGATGACCCTGCTGACGGCCCCTACCTCGACTTCAAACACCGGGCAGACGAGGGGACTGGCCTCAAGAACAAACTCGATAGTGAGGACCCTGTCGAAATATCCGGCGACGTTGCCGACGTGCTCGATCACTACATCGCTCGGGAACGGAACAACAAGCGGGACGATAACGGACGTGAATCTCTGTTCACAACCAGGCAGGGTCGAGCAAGCATAGCCAAAATTCGTGGAGCGATCTACATCGCTACCCAGCCCTGCATCCGTATTTCGTGCCCGCACGGTGAGAACGCGAAGAAGTGCGAGTACCGCAAGCGAGACCACGCGAGCAAGTGCCCGAGCTCTCGCTCGCCTCATCGAATCCGGACGGGATCGATTCAGTGGCAGCTTGATCAGGGGATCGCCCCTGAAGATGTATCGGATCGAGTGGATGCAAGTGTTGACACGATTCGCCGCCACTACGACGTCCCTGACGACCGCGAGAAGATGGAGAACCGGCGTCGCAAGTATACGGGAGTTCTCGAAGACTCGATTGACGACGGTGACGAGTCCAGAGGACAGCCCCAATCCGGAAACGACGATGACGATGACGACGACTCAGAAGGGAGTCCGCCAGCACCTACACAATGA
- a CDS encoding recombinase family protein, with protein MNSAIGYTRLSQDSDTSIDRQTRHIREYADERGLTLEHIYDDGKRSSGFDESREEYQRLRDRIQSEDTMAVIVNDKRRLARDFDETMRLVLDLREHNVEAHTFQEGKIDLSEPVQAAVEVLQAASEHEAKKKEIKRAREAVQERIDNGYDHGRAPLGFQFDDAGEYWIPDRDGRFSDVVEAIRMVEDGATYRDVQEELGISSSTMSGVMKRRDRYLEKVETG; from the coding sequence ATGAATAGTGCCATTGGCTACACGCGCCTCTCACAGGACTCGGACACGTCCATCGACCGGCAGACGCGTCACATCCGCGAGTACGCCGATGAGAGAGGCCTTACACTGGAACACATCTACGATGATGGCAAACGTTCCTCCGGCTTCGATGAAAGCCGAGAAGAGTACCAGCGGTTACGCGACCGCATCCAGTCGGAAGATACCATGGCGGTCATCGTCAACGACAAGCGGCGTTTAGCGCGCGACTTCGACGAAACGATGCGGCTAGTCCTCGATCTCAGAGAGCACAACGTCGAAGCCCACACCTTCCAAGAGGGGAAAATCGACCTCTCTGAACCCGTACAGGCAGCCGTCGAAGTTCTTCAGGCCGCTAGCGAGCATGAAGCGAAAAAGAAGGAAATCAAGCGGGCCCGCGAGGCCGTACAGGAACGCATTGATAACGGGTACGACCACGGACGGGCCCCACTGGGCTTCCAGTTCGACGACGCCGGCGAATATTGGATTCCGGACAGAGATGGTCGGTTCAGTGACGTCGTTGAGGCGATCCGGATGGTCGAAGACGGTGCAACCTATCGAGACGTTCAGGAGGAACTGGGAATCTCATCTTCAACGATGTCGGGCGTCATGAAGCGGCGTGATCGGTACCTCGAAAAGGTCGAGACCGGATGA
- a CDS encoding DUF7344 domain-containing protein has product MNDQSPTWQRGAANLFKDDTLDTVSTVCDLLSNQRRQFVVFYLASIPEQWVSVSEVSRWVTAVYYDQSISESRGAEYKNVRESMRHTHVDVLEEADVVEVDDRGTEMRRGPRFERVAAILVHLLAASL; this is encoded by the coding sequence ATGAACGATCAGTCTCCCACTTGGCAGCGAGGTGCGGCCAACCTCTTCAAAGATGACACTCTCGATACAGTTTCCACGGTCTGCGATCTCCTTAGCAATCAGAGACGACAATTCGTCGTGTTCTACCTCGCCTCGATACCCGAGCAGTGGGTCTCAGTGAGTGAGGTATCTCGGTGGGTGACCGCCGTCTACTACGACCAATCGATCAGTGAGTCCCGAGGGGCCGAGTACAAGAACGTGAGGGAGTCAATGAGACACACCCACGTAGATGTCCTTGAAGAAGCTGATGTCGTCGAGGTTGACGACCGAGGGACTGAGATGCGTCGTGGTCCTCGATTCGAGAGAGTAGCTGCGATTCTCGTACACCTTCTCGCAGCTAGCTTGTAG
- a CDS encoding AAA family ATPase, producing the protein MSDSSDDYTLEDAKDEIGILRRVTDDVVEAIRNAESEDVLEYLIEDEKLDVVHDGERGLGQVRRAVLESALASDRLKRIVSLRGDETPEEILVPNDVERNAKVALEAGKPVVLYGPTGTGKTTFAKQLARETGIGYALNTATPSWTPSDIIGGISPDYTGDSLSYRTKLGCVSEAVQRARRFDVEYGVILDEITRADISKIFGPLYTAIENPHQTIFETDEGETIELDERVNIICTMNMSDRTVNELDNAITRRFAMIELDEYEEDKRRQLFKHWITTHVTDHTELGKSEILRLFERDYQGINHGHESTSQGSIMRFGPMHYRDVAVFLGVGCREGGEYEYDQTDAVGQAFRTYIVPRLLNAAAFPQIERIAEHYRAMNGEFEEYDLAPAAELAERELEQERRQMGSYE; encoded by the coding sequence ATGAGTGACTCGTCGGACGACTATACGCTTGAGGATGCTAAGGACGAAATCGGAATTCTTCGCCGTGTCACCGACGACGTCGTCGAAGCAATCCGGAATGCAGAGAGCGAAGATGTACTGGAGTATTTAATCGAGGACGAGAAACTTGACGTAGTCCACGACGGAGAGCGTGGTCTGGGTCAGGTTCGGCGTGCCGTACTTGAGTCAGCACTAGCGTCGGATCGTCTCAAGCGCATCGTGAGCCTCCGTGGTGACGAAACGCCTGAAGAGATACTCGTACCGAACGACGTGGAGCGCAACGCCAAAGTCGCGCTCGAAGCCGGGAAGCCGGTCGTTCTGTACGGGCCGACTGGAACTGGTAAGACGACCTTCGCCAAGCAGCTCGCCCGTGAGACCGGCATTGGATACGCCCTCAACACCGCAACACCCTCGTGGACGCCATCAGACATCATCGGCGGCATCAGCCCGGACTACACCGGTGACTCGCTAAGCTACCGGACGAAACTCGGGTGTGTGTCCGAAGCCGTTCAGCGTGCTCGACGGTTCGACGTCGAGTACGGCGTCATTCTTGACGAAATCACTCGGGCGGACATCTCCAAGATTTTCGGACCACTGTACACCGCTATCGAGAATCCCCACCAGACCATCTTCGAGACCGACGAGGGCGAAACCATCGAACTGGACGAACGGGTGAACATCATCTGTACGATGAATATGTCCGACCGGACGGTGAACGAACTCGACAACGCGATCACCCGCCGGTTCGCCATGATCGAGCTTGACGAGTACGAGGAGGACAAACGTCGCCAGTTGTTCAAACACTGGATCACCACGCACGTCACTGATCACACCGAACTCGGCAAAAGCGAGATCCTCCGCCTGTTCGAGCGGGACTATCAGGGAATCAACCACGGCCACGAATCGACATCGCAAGGGTCGATTATGCGATTTGGCCCGATGCACTACCGCGACGTCGCCGTCTTCCTTGGTGTCGGTTGCCGAGAAGGCGGAGAGTACGAGTACGATCAGACTGACGCGGTCGGACAGGCGTTCCGGACATACATCGTTCCGCGACTCCTGAACGCCGCTGCGTTCCCGCAGATCGAGCGAATCGCGGAACACTACCGTGCGATGAATGGCGAGTTTGAGGAGTACGATCTCGCCCCTGCTGCCGAGTTGGCCGAACGGGAACTCGAACAGGAGCGACGCCAGATGGGCTCCTACGAGTAA